In the genome of Tuberibacillus sp. Marseille-P3662, one region contains:
- a CDS encoding putative holin-like toxin, giving the protein MTTYETLTLMINFGIFIAGFLTAIVAIVVSLNQKK; this is encoded by the coding sequence GTGACAACATACGAGACGCTAACACTTATGATTAACTTTGGCATCTTTATAGCCGGGTTTCTAACAGCCATTGTCGCTATCGTCGTTTCTTTAAACCAAAAAAAGTAA
- a CDS encoding fatty acyl-CoA synthetase yields MRHVTIHDQQSVSLQRARRNTVSDLLERTRDRSPDKLALVYQDKRLTYAAFDDQVNQTAHAFQEDGIGKGTMVAVLSKNSMDFAVINFALARIGAVMVPINYMLTVSDIQFIVEHAKITEFVASMECASLLDSAAQGSQLKIFNRYLMDVPMNALIPEDVSHWAVLSTRRHGLSTSLVEADIEHDDLAQVLYTSGTESRPKGVMLSHSNLVGEYVSCIVDGQMEARDVAIHALPLYHSAQLNCFLGPGIYVGASGIILGQATPEEILKTIEEEHATQLFCPPTVWIALLRHPDFSKRDLSSLEKCYYGAAIMPKEVLKELSERLPQAKFWNFYGQTEVAPLATSLQPEDQIRKLGSAGKPSLNVQTKIVDDQDQEVPRGQMGEIVHRSSHAMKGYLHDPEKTAAVFANGWFHSGDLGVMDEEGYITIVDRKKDMIKTGGVNVSSREVEEVIYQMDTVSEVAVIGAPDSYWIEAVTAVVVPKPNTQLQEKDILSFCKAKLSTFKVPKLVAFVDSLPKNPSGKILKRDLRDQFENTVIKD; encoded by the coding sequence TTGAGGCATGTGACCATTCACGACCAGCAGTCTGTCTCGTTGCAGCGGGCGCGCCGCAATACGGTATCTGATTTGTTAGAACGAACGCGGGATCGATCGCCGGACAAGTTAGCGTTGGTTTATCAGGATAAAAGGTTAACGTATGCAGCGTTTGATGATCAGGTGAATCAAACAGCACATGCATTTCAAGAAGATGGTATTGGGAAAGGGACGATGGTGGCGGTTTTGTCCAAAAATAGTATGGACTTTGCTGTCATCAACTTTGCTCTAGCCCGCATTGGTGCGGTAATGGTTCCAATTAATTATATGCTGACGGTATCGGATATCCAGTTTATTGTTGAGCATGCGAAAATCACTGAATTTGTGGCTTCGATGGAATGCGCGTCACTTTTGGATAGCGCTGCACAGGGGAGTCAGTTGAAAATTTTCAACCGTTATCTGATGGATGTACCCATGAATGCCTTGATTCCAGAGGACGTCTCTCATTGGGCGGTTTTATCAACAAGGCGCCATGGTTTGTCTACCAGCTTGGTTGAAGCCGATATTGAGCATGATGACCTTGCGCAAGTATTATATACAAGCGGTACCGAATCTCGACCCAAAGGAGTCATGTTGTCACATAGTAACTTGGTGGGGGAATACGTCAGTTGTATCGTCGATGGCCAAATGGAAGCTCGTGATGTCGCCATTCATGCATTGCCGTTGTACCATAGCGCTCAATTGAACTGTTTTCTGGGTCCTGGGATTTATGTCGGAGCGAGTGGTATTATCCTTGGACAGGCAACACCTGAAGAGATATTAAAAACGATTGAAGAAGAACACGCGACGCAATTGTTTTGCCCACCGACGGTTTGGATTGCCTTGCTTCGTCACCCGGATTTTAGTAAACGGGACTTATCTTCTCTAGAAAAGTGTTACTACGGTGCTGCTATTATGCCAAAGGAAGTGCTGAAGGAATTGTCAGAGCGGTTACCGCAGGCTAAGTTCTGGAATTTTTATGGACAAACAGAGGTTGCGCCATTAGCGACGTCATTGCAGCCGGAGGATCAAATCCGCAAGTTGGGATCAGCCGGGAAACCAAGTTTGAATGTGCAAACAAAAATCGTTGATGACCAAGATCAAGAGGTACCACGCGGTCAGATGGGCGAGATTGTTCACCGGTCCTCCCATGCAATGAAAGGCTATTTACACGACCCCGAGAAGACGGCTGCCGTTTTTGCAAATGGTTGGTTCCACAGTGGGGATCTTGGTGTCATGGATGAGGAAGGTTATATCACGATTGTCGACCGGAAGAAGGATATGATTAAGACTGGCGGTGTCAATGTATCCAGCCGAGAAGTTGAGGAAGTTATTTACCAAATGGACACGGTTTCAGAGGTCGCTGTCATTGGTGCCCCAGATTCTTACTGGATTGAGGCGGTCACAGCCGTGGTTGTTCCCAAACCCAATACCCAACTACAAGAGAAAGACATTCTATCATTCTGTAAAGCAAAATTGTCAACGTTCAAAGTGCCGAAGTTAGTTGCGTTTGTGGATAGCCTGCCGAAAAATCCGAGCGGTAAAATTCTTAAACGGGATTTGCGTGATCAGTTTGAAAATACCGTGATTAAAGATTAA
- a CDS encoding ABC transporter ATP-binding protein, with protein MSEETAIELSGLNKQYGRTAAVKSLDLQVSKGELFGFLGPNGAGKTTTIKMMTGLLEPSLGQACICGIDIWETPLKAKRRLAYVPDEPNLYPKLTAWEYLRFIGSVFQMSNEAFRTRAHELLHNFNIEARAHELIESFSHGMKQKVALSGALLHAPDVLFLDEPTVGLDPGSARHLKNMLRRICDEGTTVFLSTHILEIAERMCDRVGIINEGDLIALGTMEELRNQEKGASLEDIFLEMTGDESSAEWAKQLDKEDN; from the coding sequence ATGTCGGAAGAAACAGCTATTGAACTATCAGGTTTGAATAAGCAATACGGGCGAACAGCTGCTGTTAAATCATTAGATTTGCAAGTGTCAAAGGGTGAATTGTTCGGTTTTCTTGGACCAAATGGTGCAGGTAAAACAACGACGATTAAAATGATGACAGGTTTGTTGGAACCGAGTCTTGGTCAAGCGTGCATTTGCGGTATTGATATTTGGGAGACACCGCTTAAAGCCAAACGTCGGCTTGCTTATGTACCGGACGAACCCAACTTGTATCCAAAATTGACAGCTTGGGAATATTTGCGTTTTATCGGTTCCGTGTTCCAAATGTCTAATGAAGCGTTCCGGACCCGTGCGCATGAATTGCTACATAATTTTAATATCGAAGCTCGGGCTCATGAATTGATTGAAAGTTTTTCACATGGGATGAAACAAAAAGTCGCTTTATCCGGTGCGCTGCTCCATGCCCCTGATGTCCTGTTTCTTGATGAACCAACGGTGGGACTCGATCCTGGAAGCGCAAGACATTTAAAGAATATGCTCCGCCGGATTTGTGATGAAGGAACAACGGTATTTTTATCAACTCATATTTTGGAGATTGCTGAAAGAATGTGTGATCGGGTCGGCATTATTAATGAAGGCGACTTGATTGCTCTTGGAACGATGGAAGAACTTCGCAATCAAGAAAAAGGTGCCAGTCTTGAGGATATTTTCTTAGAAATGACAGGGGATGAATCATCTGCAGAATGGGCTAAGCAATTAGATAAGGAGGACAACTAA
- a CDS encoding sensor histidine kinase, with the protein MINNSLSVIQKRLVTLIINAVLLAGGLTFLLFQLIYTMVDYLPFYMASIFYFIHDLLGQVIPFTLIYIALFLVFILLLSRKWSLEFQRLQESTDRMMTDQFDDQDAPKFSYPEWRKLSDHIKQVSDQLQSAMAEERRAVEGKNELITNVSHDLRTPLTSIIGYMRLIEGDQYIDEVELRYYTSVVYDKSLRLERMVNDLFEYTRLNFGYPNLNDDEIDLIQLLMQLKSQLHPQLNEAGMDVHLYNQVDQLIITADGDKLARVFENLLMNAVKYGKGTKTIDLSAQTRGHEAIIDVTNYGPKIPEAELPHIFERFYRVEKSRAVETGGSGLGLAITKSIVDLYGGHIDVVSTHHATTFKVVLPLINQ; encoded by the coding sequence TTGATCAATAATAGTCTTAGTGTCATCCAGAAAAGATTGGTGACTCTTATAATAAATGCGGTGTTATTGGCAGGTGGATTAACCTTCCTTTTGTTTCAATTAATATATACAATGGTTGATTATTTACCCTTTTATATGGCATCCATATTTTATTTTATTCATGATTTATTGGGTCAAGTAATCCCCTTTACTTTAATTTATATTGCCTTGTTCTTGGTTTTTATTTTGCTATTGAGTCGGAAATGGTCGTTGGAATTCCAACGGCTACAAGAGAGTACTGATCGCATGATGACCGATCAATTCGATGATCAAGATGCTCCGAAATTTTCTTATCCTGAATGGAGGAAATTATCAGATCATATCAAACAAGTGTCAGATCAGTTGCAAAGTGCTATGGCAGAAGAGCGCAGGGCAGTAGAAGGAAAAAACGAATTGATCACTAATGTTTCTCATGATTTGCGGACACCGTTAACCTCTATCATTGGGTACATGAGGTTAATTGAAGGCGACCAATACATCGATGAGGTTGAATTACGCTATTATACATCTGTTGTCTACGATAAGTCTTTACGACTGGAACGTATGGTGAATGACTTGTTTGAATATACCCGGTTGAACTTTGGCTACCCAAACCTCAATGACGATGAGATTGATCTAATTCAATTATTAATGCAACTGAAATCACAGCTGCATCCACAACTTAATGAAGCTGGGATGGATGTTCATTTATATAATCAAGTTGATCAACTAATCATAACTGCTGACGGTGATAAGTTGGCTCGGGTCTTTGAGAATTTATTAATGAACGCCGTGAAATATGGGAAAGGGACAAAGACGATAGACTTATCCGCTCAGACAAGGGGACATGAGGCCATCATAGACGTGACTAACTACGGTCCGAAGATACCAGAAGCTGAATTACCCCATATCTTTGAACGTTTTTATAGAGTGGAGAAATCACGGGCGGTGGAAACCGGTGGCTCGGGTCTTGGCTTAGCCATTACAAAAAGTATTGTTGACCTTTATGGTGGTCATATTGATGTCGTCAGTACCCATCATGCAACAACATTTAAGGTCGTTTTACCTTTAATTAATCAGTGA
- a CDS encoding D-alanyl-D-alanine carboxypeptidase family protein — translation MFKKITQLCLVGAFICAIVFGFNPKSFNLDSLINTDSHQPGLNINAKSAVLMNNDNGKFIYTKHSNQSYPPASLSKIMSEYLVLKAIHEHDIDWQTQVPISRYAYWVSSHPDFSSVPLKKGQTYTVRQLYQAMAIHSANGATVALAEKVAGSEKQFVKRMNQTADEMGLEQTQFVNSTGLSNQDLERFYSTGSPNASNVMSTQDIAVLAHHLIQSYPEALNISQKTVAVMQQSGESIQYHNTNLMLPDRGIEKLAYHGLDGLKTGYTKQAGYCFVGTVERHGQRVISVVIGTDTKTARFTETKKLLNYGFNKVNE, via the coding sequence ATGTTCAAGAAAATAACACAATTATGTCTCGTCGGTGCATTCATATGTGCCATTGTATTTGGATTCAACCCTAAGTCATTCAATCTTGATTCCTTAATAAATACTGACTCTCATCAACCTGGGCTAAACATCAATGCTAAGTCTGCGGTATTAATGAACAATGACAATGGAAAATTCATTTATACTAAGCATTCTAATCAGTCCTATCCACCAGCAAGCTTATCAAAAATTATGAGTGAATATCTCGTATTAAAAGCGATTCATGAACACGATATAGACTGGCAAACACAAGTACCGATCAGCCGCTATGCTTATTGGGTTTCAAGTCACCCTGACTTCTCAAGCGTTCCCTTGAAAAAAGGACAGACCTATACCGTTCGACAACTCTACCAGGCGATGGCGATTCATTCAGCTAACGGCGCCACAGTCGCTCTTGCTGAGAAAGTCGCCGGCAGTGAGAAGCAATTTGTCAAACGTATGAATCAAACGGCGGATGAAATGGGATTAGAACAGACACAATTTGTGAATAGCACAGGTCTTAGTAACCAAGATCTAGAGCGTTTTTATTCAACAGGCTCTCCAAATGCCAGCAATGTCATGTCGACTCAGGACATTGCTGTTCTGGCACATCATTTGATACAAAGCTATCCTGAGGCTTTGAACATATCGCAAAAAACGGTCGCTGTCATGCAGCAAAGTGGAGAAAGCATCCAATATCATAATACCAACTTAATGTTACCAGACAGAGGAATAGAAAAACTGGCCTATCATGGCTTAGATGGATTGAAAACCGGCTATACCAAACAAGCAGGCTATTGTTTTGTCGGAACCGTCGAAAGACATGGCCAACGTGTGATTTCCGTTGTTATTGGCACAGACACGAAAACAGCCAGATTTACCGAGACGAAAAAACTTTTAAATTATGGCTTTAATAAGGTTAACGAGTAA
- the cudC gene encoding choline uptake/conversion transcriptional regulator CudC, whose translation MSEAYVNDAEAAISEAKSLVIDALAETMDLYGVTRSVGTLYGTMYLENDMTLDEMREELGMSKPSMSTGVKRLQEFNIVKKTFQKGTRKNTYIAEKDFFRFFENFFTKKWEREAQLNLEAISHAQARLQKVIDSNDAPNASKEKAQDIFQQFEESKPYYYWLKKLVNSIESGDLFKYIPFDDNHPYD comes from the coding sequence ATGAGTGAAGCTTATGTTAACGATGCTGAAGCGGCCATTTCCGAAGCAAAATCATTGGTCATTGACGCCCTTGCCGAAACGATGGATTTATACGGGGTCACACGAAGCGTTGGTACGTTGTACGGAACCATGTATCTTGAAAATGACATGACATTAGATGAGATGCGTGAAGAGCTAGGTATGAGTAAACCAAGCATGAGCACCGGGGTTAAAAGATTACAGGAATTCAACATCGTCAAAAAAACGTTCCAAAAGGGAACGAGAAAAAACACTTATATTGCTGAGAAAGATTTTTTTCGTTTCTTTGAAAACTTTTTCACTAAGAAATGGGAACGCGAGGCGCAACTTAACTTAGAAGCTATTTCACATGCTCAAGCACGGCTACAAAAAGTGATTGATTCAAACGATGCTCCCAATGCATCAAAAGAAAAGGCACAAGACATTTTTCAGCAGTTCGAGGAGTCAAAACCTTATTATTATTGGTTAAAAAAACTTGTAAACTCGATTGAAAGCGGCGATTTATTTAAGTATATTCCCTTTGATGACAATCATCCATACGACTAA
- a CDS encoding putative ABC transporter permease subunit, giving the protein MVRLLLRNEWNQLRNQWRYGGIKAWMAPLFSIIIGAVILYFLTRGAYSAGFMVTTLNITAPISIVFIVAWTLTLLIGIPQVFKQLFSASDLQTLFTLPIAPKSIFISKYLNSFFNLPGLLWLLMVVPLIGLGIGADYAWMYYPVLIIVSLGLTVIAVSVIYLINLGLIQVFPASRANELMTAMSVLTGLLVYLLVQMPTYMMSGEWSVQDFANMSGLPSWLPTTFGAHALMLASRGDFGSLLPTILVVLIALFLTYFASMFVEGGFRKGWIRLSEGSKRRKKQRQGGKRLYSPVILVGLKEWHTLRRDMREWVTLVPMMFFMVFPLINLFVGGGEDLQENPLMLWLIIQCFFLFFFGVISGILTLASVGREGKAAWLIRILPLKGWQIALGKFWIGWLIPFAVFVLAEVVFGLILSWSLLWILTGIGLFGVLSLGMNGISLLTGTLGAKYNPNNPQDRVQFGVRLIAGLANLIYMVLAMIPVAVILLPIRFQESMAEFASEGNTLIYKIVNILAVILHAKADHEWVTVIICVLGVLLLSVIVSIVTLWLSAKRFDRGVHIDIVQGTKGKGLFQSPFASNRLK; this is encoded by the coding sequence ATGGTTCGCTTACTCCTTCGTAATGAATGGAACCAATTACGCAACCAGTGGCGATATGGCGGAATCAAAGCCTGGATGGCTCCTCTATTTTCAATTATTATTGGGGCGGTTATTTTATATTTTTTAACTAGGGGTGCATATTCAGCAGGATTCATGGTGACAACGCTGAACATCACGGCGCCTATTTCAATCGTATTCATTGTTGCTTGGACTCTTACCTTATTAATAGGGATTCCACAAGTGTTCAAACAATTGTTTTCCGCCAGTGATCTGCAAACGCTATTTACATTACCGATAGCACCCAAAAGTATTTTTATTAGCAAATACTTAAACTCCTTTTTTAACTTACCTGGTCTCTTATGGTTGTTAATGGTCGTTCCTCTAATTGGGCTTGGTATTGGCGCAGATTATGCCTGGATGTATTACCCAGTCTTGATCATTGTGTCGCTAGGTCTAACGGTGATAGCGGTATCCGTTATTTATCTAATTAATCTTGGCTTGATTCAAGTTTTTCCAGCAAGCCGCGCCAATGAATTAATGACCGCCATGAGTGTCTTAACAGGATTGCTCGTCTATCTTCTTGTGCAAATGCCGACCTATATGATGAGTGGTGAATGGTCTGTTCAAGATTTTGCTAATATGTCGGGATTACCCTCGTGGCTTCCGACAACTTTTGGCGCCCATGCTCTCATGTTAGCTTCACGCGGTGACTTCGGTTCATTGCTGCCGACCATTTTAGTCGTTCTAATAGCTTTATTTTTAACGTATTTTGCATCGATGTTCGTGGAAGGTGGTTTTAGAAAAGGATGGATTCGTCTTAGTGAAGGCAGCAAGCGGAGAAAGAAACAGCGCCAAGGCGGGAAACGTCTTTATTCACCTGTTATTCTAGTAGGTCTTAAAGAATGGCACACGCTCAGACGGGATATGCGTGAGTGGGTCACCCTTGTGCCGATGATGTTTTTTATGGTTTTTCCATTGATCAACCTATTTGTTGGCGGGGGTGAGGACCTTCAGGAAAACCCATTGATGCTATGGCTCATCATCCAATGCTTCTTTCTGTTCTTTTTTGGCGTTATTTCAGGTATTTTAACATTAGCCTCTGTTGGTCGAGAGGGGAAGGCTGCTTGGCTCATACGAATCTTACCTTTGAAAGGCTGGCAAATTGCTTTAGGAAAGTTTTGGATCGGTTGGCTCATACCTTTTGCCGTCTTTGTTCTTGCTGAAGTTGTTTTTGGCCTCATTCTATCATGGTCCTTGTTATGGATTCTGACGGGTATCGGATTATTTGGTGTGCTGTCCCTTGGTATGAACGGGATCAGTCTTCTTACCGGGACGCTAGGGGCAAAATATAATCCGAATAATCCGCAAGATCGTGTGCAATTTGGTGTTCGACTGATTGCGGGCTTGGCCAATCTTATTTATATGGTTCTTGCGATGATACCTGTGGCAGTCATTTTGCTGCCAATCAGATTTCAAGAATCGATGGCTGAATTTGCATCCGAAGGAAACACCTTGATCTATAAAATAGTCAATATATTGGCGGTGATCTTGCATGCTAAGGCTGATCATGAATGGGTGACGGTTATTATTTGTGTTCTAGGGGTTCTGCTTTTGTCCGTTATTGTATCCATTGTGACTTTGTGGCTGAGTGCCAAACGGTTTGACCGTGGGGTTCATATTGATATCGTACAAGGGACCAAAGGAAAAGGGCTATTTCAGTCTCCGTTTGCAAGTAACCGATTGAAATAA
- a CDS encoding DUF2935 domain-containing protein, producing MQFYYGSQMPLRVLDECEFWKQQEAEHTVVIRELVSGLEKTYVDALTQWEATLNQAHERVVRFIETSTRSKGMFSQAFYVDVMNLVKFCLDQSHAFIDFCHKLLQSSEPIKSNPTSKVVMKHIIDESEYFIGIAQTILYQNGA from the coding sequence ATGCAATTTTACTACGGAAGCCAAATGCCCCTAAGAGTGTTGGATGAGTGCGAATTCTGGAAGCAACAGGAGGCCGAGCATACGGTCGTCATTCGTGAGTTGGTTAGCGGGCTCGAGAAAACGTATGTTGATGCGTTAACTCAGTGGGAAGCAACATTAAATCAGGCCCATGAACGTGTAGTGCGATTTATTGAAACGTCCACCCGTTCAAAAGGCATGTTCTCCCAGGCCTTTTATGTGGACGTGATGAACTTAGTCAAATTTTGTCTTGATCAAAGCCATGCCTTCATTGACTTCTGTCATAAACTCTTGCAATCTAGTGAACCCATCAAGTCCAATCCGACAAGCAAAGTTGTCATGAAACATATTATTGATGAATCCGAATACTTCATCGGTATTGCGCAAACAATTTTATACCAAAATGGAGCTTAA
- a CDS encoding DUF5370 family protein yields the protein MEHIKKNGYEFEPIYSDVNKSGMLRVKNHVDGSLVRELHFPCKGDQPTDEEVTEAIDYFFEHLVY from the coding sequence TTGGAACATATTAAGAAAAATGGTTACGAATTCGAACCCATCTATAGCGACGTTAATAAAAGCGGGATGCTACGTGTCAAAAACCATGTTGATGGCAGTCTTGTCAGGGAACTCCATTTCCCGTGCAAAGGTGATCAGCCGACTGATGAGGAAGTTACAGAAGCGATTGACTATTTTTTTGAGCACTTAGTTTATTAA
- a CDS encoding response regulator transcription factor, whose protein sequence is MVVDDDPEIVNLVHIYLTNDGYNVIPVYNGNEALSVISHHRVDLVILDIMMPDIDGMEVCRKIRKDNVVPIIMLSAKTEDMDKIQGLMTGADDYMIKPFNPMELLARMKSLLRRFHLFTQQDGDNSSHKDDVVQINDLKINKDYHEVTYRDSLIDLTAKEFDILYLLANHPGKVYSAEDIFNLVWNEPNPSNNTVMAHISNLREKMERAAGYKMIKTVWGVGYKIDQ, encoded by the coding sequence ATGGTTGTTGACGATGACCCCGAGATTGTTAATCTCGTTCATATCTATCTGACAAACGATGGCTACAATGTTATTCCGGTTTATAATGGGAACGAAGCGTTATCGGTGATCAGTCATCATCGTGTTGATTTGGTAATATTAGATATCATGATGCCTGATATTGATGGCATGGAAGTCTGTCGAAAAATAAGAAAAGATAATGTTGTGCCCATTATAATGCTTAGCGCAAAAACAGAGGACATGGACAAGATTCAAGGATTGATGACTGGGGCCGATGATTATATGATTAAACCTTTTAATCCCATGGAGTTATTGGCGAGAATGAAGTCTTTACTTCGTCGCTTTCATCTGTTCACTCAACAGGATGGCGACAATAGTAGCCATAAGGATGATGTGGTTCAGATCAATGATTTAAAGATTAATAAGGACTATCATGAGGTAACCTACAGAGATTCGCTTATTGATCTAACGGCTAAGGAATTTGATATTCTTTATTTGCTGGCTAATCATCCTGGTAAGGTTTATAGTGCTGAAGATATTTTTAACTTGGTATGGAATGAGCCTAATCCCTCCAATAATACAGTTATGGCACATATAAGTAATCTTAGGGAAAAGATGGAACGTGCCGCGGGATATAAAATGATTAAGACGGTATGGGGAGTAGGATATAAAATTGATCAATAA
- a CDS encoding antibiotic biosynthesis monooxygenase family protein, translating into MFVMNASFTVDKAHEERLAQKCRQNDQDLKEAQGRISHEFWHKDHGETVEYVIVSKWESEDDFKQFISREDHVQEHKAMNKERKENPENHFKVDKKLRSFEVFDVS; encoded by the coding sequence ATGTTTGTTATGAATGCCAGTTTTACAGTAGACAAAGCCCATGAAGAACGGTTAGCTCAAAAGTGCAGGCAAAATGATCAAGACTTAAAAGAAGCACAAGGTCGGATTTCCCATGAATTTTGGCATAAAGACCATGGTGAAACGGTTGAATATGTCATTGTCTCAAAATGGGAATCAGAGGACGACTTTAAACAGTTTATATCGCGAGAAGATCATGTTCAGGAGCATAAAGCAATGAATAAAGAAAGAAAAGAAAATCCTGAAAATCACTTTAAAGTTGATAAGAAATTAAGATCATTTGAAGTATTTGACGTCTCTTAA
- a CDS encoding GNAT family N-acetyltransferase translates to MVYIREAVLDDLPAMLDIYNDAIRNLTVTFDLEEETLEERRGWFESHGGQYPLIIAELDGEVVGYGCLSAFRDKAAYAYSTELSIYISRYHRGYGIGHSLMKEIISRAAQLGYHTVIGSITAGNEASVHLHKKFGFEFVSRFKEVGFKFGEWQDVDFYQLIITD, encoded by the coding sequence ATGGTTTACATTCGCGAAGCTGTTCTAGATGACCTACCAGCAATGCTAGATATATATAATGATGCGATTCGGAATCTTACGGTGACGTTTGATTTAGAAGAGGAAACTTTGGAGGAGCGGCGAGGATGGTTTGAAAGTCATGGCGGCCAGTATCCGCTCATTATTGCGGAGCTCGATGGTGAGGTGGTTGGTTATGGTTGTCTAAGTGCTTTTAGAGATAAAGCCGCTTATGCTTATTCAACAGAGTTATCCATCTATATTTCAAGGTATCATCGTGGATATGGGATTGGTCATTCACTCATGAAAGAGATTATTTCTAGAGCTGCTCAGCTTGGCTATCATACTGTTATCGGGAGTATAACCGCTGGTAATGAGGCCAGCGTTCATCTGCATAAAAAATTCGGTTTCGAGTTTGTCAGTCGGTTTAAGGAAGTTGGGTTTAAATTTGGCGAATGGCAGGATGTTGACTTTTATCAGCTCATCATTACAGATTGA
- a CDS encoding aminoglycoside N(3)-acetyltransferase produces MSEANTVQNADAPRTRDSLANDLRRLGIKEGMTVMVHISMSALGWVCGGPMTVIQALQDVVSVRGNLIIPTHSANVSDPKEWKNPPVPEDWWETIRNEMPAFDPDRTPTYSMGKVPELFRTFPDVKRSNHPVHSFAAWGKDNDWIVSNHSLADGLGEQSPLGKVYDLEGYVLLLGVGYDSNTSLHLAEHRVPEYPTATNGSPIIHNGSRVWQTYSELQYDEDRFPDIGAAYELHHDITLGKVGSATSRLIHQPSIVDFGAETLRKQLKAASNSPN; encoded by the coding sequence ATGAGCGAAGCAAATACTGTACAAAATGCTGATGCACCTCGTACTCGGGATTCTTTAGCCAACGATTTGCGCCGGCTCGGCATCAAAGAAGGCATGACTGTGATGGTCCATATATCCATGAGCGCACTTGGCTGGGTCTGCGGTGGGCCAATGACTGTCATTCAAGCCCTGCAAGATGTTGTTTCTGTTCGCGGCAACCTCATTATCCCAACGCATAGCGCGAATGTGTCTGATCCAAAGGAATGGAAAAACCCGCCTGTGCCTGAAGATTGGTGGGAAACGATTCGCAACGAGATGCCGGCCTTTGATCCCGATCGAACACCAACCTACTCAATGGGAAAAGTCCCTGAATTATTTCGAACTTTTCCAGATGTTAAAAGGAGTAACCACCCGGTTCATTCTTTCGCTGCCTGGGGTAAAGATAACGACTGGATCGTGAGCAATCATTCCCTTGCTGATGGACTCGGTGAACAATCACCCTTAGGCAAAGTCTATGATCTAGAGGGTTATGTCTTACTGCTAGGCGTTGGTTATGATAGCAATACATCCTTACACTTAGCTGAGCATCGCGTTCCGGAATACCCAACAGCGACGAATGGCAGCCCCATTATTCACAACGGCAGCAGAGTGTGGCAAACCTATAGTGAGCTCCAATACGACGAAGACCGCTTTCCTGATATCGGCGCGGCTTATGAACTACACCATGACATCACCTTGGGGAAAGTGGGATCGGCCACATCCAGACTCATCCACCAACCATCCATTGTTGACTTTGGAGCCGAGACACTGCGGAAACAACTAAAGGCAGCATCTAACTCACCTAATTAA
- a CDS encoding GNAT family N-acetyltransferase, protein MAEQTVVKELTTDQEALEAFPVMRQLRQHLNHQTYLEGIQNMREQGYRLFALYYGNDVVAVAGLNVMMSFAWGRYVWVHDLVTGESQRSKGYGKQMLEFIHNWAREQDCDEVALSSGVQRTEAHRFYEDKMGYRKKSFVFRKRL, encoded by the coding sequence ATGGCGGAGCAAACAGTAGTGAAAGAATTGACGACCGATCAAGAGGCATTGGAGGCGTTCCCTGTTATGCGGCAGTTGCGTCAGCATTTAAATCATCAGACTTACCTTGAGGGCATTCAGAATATGCGTGAACAAGGTTATAGACTCTTCGCCTTATACTATGGGAACGATGTCGTAGCGGTGGCCGGGCTTAATGTCATGATGAGTTTTGCATGGGGACGCTATGTCTGGGTGCACGATTTGGTAACGGGTGAGTCACAACGTTCAAAAGGATATGGTAAGCAAATGCTTGAGTTTATTCATAACTGGGCTCGTGAACAGGATTGCGATGAAGTCGCTTTGTCGTCCGGTGTGCAGCGTACCGAAGCCCATCGTTTTTACGAAGATAAAATGGGCTATCGTAAGAAGAGTTTTGTCTTTCGAAAACGATTATAG